A single Pedobacter sp. PACM 27299 DNA region contains:
- a CDS encoding J domain-containing protein, with protein sequence MKWFNECKTLDEVKATYKKLAKQHHPDLGGDTVTMQEINKEYAFACAKVIKGANFSDEKTEQEIKFSEEYRVALEKVIHLEDVNIELVGFWIWVTGNTYPVKAILKDAGFFFASKKLAWYFRTGEYQVSSRGEKSLDEIRSKYGSEVLKADKRRKIA encoded by the coding sequence ATGAAATGGTTTAACGAATGTAAGACACTGGACGAGGTCAAAGCAACTTATAAAAAGTTAGCTAAACAGCACCACCCTGATTTAGGAGGTGATACAGTAACCATGCAGGAGATCAACAAAGAATATGCTTTTGCGTGTGCGAAGGTAATTAAGGGCGCTAATTTTTCGGATGAAAAAACGGAACAGGAAATCAAATTTTCTGAGGAATACCGTGTGGCCCTTGAAAAGGTCATTCATTTGGAGGATGTCAATATTGAATTGGTAGGCTTTTGGATTTGGGTTACTGGAAATACGTATCCTGTGAAAGCTATACTAAAAGATGCGGGTTTTTTCTTTGCTTCCAAAAAATTAGCGTGGTACTTCCGTACTGGAGAATATCAGGTTTCTAGCCGTGGCGAGAAATCTCTTGATGAAATCCGATCAAAATATGGCTCTGAGGTCTTAAAAGCTGATAAACGTCGAAAAATAGCTTAA